The Watersipora subatra chromosome 1, tzWatSuba1.1, whole genome shotgun sequence genome has a window encoding:
- the LOC137410667 gene encoding uncharacterized protein, with amino-acid sequence MEKLCHDLPTLHRPVTYEDNCGADRYENLTHQLRPRPTPPHKDFSLTSQRPHTSVSYSYNQCGNGKLATLPAMLTDTNWRTRRAKQVNDELPADEEFEKSYEELASRKAYRHPHPGIPKGREGCIGGTWRHTKEAVGYGPGRLMWIDGIVTLYDDWTLNNEKPWSGRRSTEHQTRKKNEAVDRFQGRRFIPQRQAVPIIDNTDRWYASNRPQPLLSTEPPVMSAPLGKHKGFYSMAQAYS; translated from the exons ATGGAGAAACTGTGCCATGACTTACCTACGCTACACCGACCAGTCACCTACGAAGACAATTGCGGCGCAGATAGATATGAAAATCTCACACATCAGCTGAGGCCGCGGCCTACTCCACCGCACAAAGACTTCTCACTGACTTCTCAACGGCCACA CACCTCGGTGTCTTACTCGTACAATCAGTGTGGAAATGGAAAACTGGCTACCTTACCAGCCATGTTAACAGACACAAATTGGAGAACCAGGAGGGCCAAACAG GTGAATGACGAGCTTCCAGCAGATGAAGAATTTGAGAAGAGCTATGAGGAGCTGGCATCAAGGAAAGCTTACAGGCACCCTCATCCAGGCATTCCAAAGGGACGAGAAGGTTGCATAGGGGGCACTTGGCGACATACAAAGGAAGCGGTTGGGTATGGGCCTGGGCGCCTTATGTGGATAGACG GAATTGTAACGCTTTATGATGATTGGACGCTGAACAATGAAAAACCATGGAGTGGCCGAAGGTCAACAGAACACCAGACTCGGAAGAAAAATGAAGCAGTTGATCGATTTCAAGGTAGAAGATTCATTCCTCAGCGACAGGCGGTACCGATCATTGATAACACAGATCGCTGGTACGCGTCAAATAGGCCTCAACCAT TGCTGTCTACTGAACCACCCGTGATGTCCGCGCCTCTAGGCAAACACAAAGGATTCTATTCTATGGCCCAGGCATACAGCTAA